In the genome of Cellvibrio sp. KY-YJ-3, one region contains:
- a CDS encoding porin family protein, producing MFTKTSAILSIAMISSAAVAQSDNQENNNWRLHPEFSIGAGYGFTKLKDDEFKEDEAAKKIFALVKFNEYIGVEASYIDFDEAGNDVLTLDADGRSLAVIFEAPLSESFSLYAKGGQLWWDADAAITSINASDNYDGDEAFWGGGAKIRLSENLDLRIEYERFDFNISRDEIDVLQQDDIDMDVDFASVNLQFTF from the coding sequence ATGTTTACTAAAACATCTGCCATCCTAAGTATTGCTATGATTTCATCAGCAGCCGTAGCGCAATCAGACAACCAGGAAAACAACAACTGGCGCTTGCATCCGGAATTTTCTATTGGTGCTGGCTACGGCTTTACCAAATTAAAAGATGATGAATTTAAAGAAGATGAGGCCGCTAAAAAAATATTTGCCTTGGTAAAATTTAATGAATACATCGGAGTGGAGGCCTCTTATATTGACTTTGATGAAGCCGGAAATGATGTATTAACTCTGGATGCGGACGGTAGATCACTAGCCGTTATTTTTGAAGCCCCGCTCAGCGAATCATTTTCTCTTTACGCCAAGGGCGGGCAATTATGGTGGGATGCAGATGCTGCAATAACATCAATTAATGCCAGCGACAATTACGATGGCGATGAGGCGTTTTGGGGTGGTGGTGCAAAAATTCGCTTATCTGAAAACCTTGATTTGCGCATCGAATATGAACGCTTTGATTTCAATATCTCGCGGGACGAAATCGATGTATTGCAACAAGACGACATTGATATGGATGTGGATTTTGCCAGTGTAAATCTGCAGTTTACTTTTTAA
- a CDS encoding type II toxin-antitoxin system HipA family toxin has product MLNLAEVWLWDKLVGALAWAPDTATATFEYTPEWIKTGVQIAPLHMPSHADGTHIFHFPQLNRDTYKGLPACFADTLPDDFGNAVINAWLARNGRDAQSFNPLERLLYSGNRGMGALEYAPALRQTQQTNSKLELESLIAMAQQVLDQRAGLNGSLQHRGNDDLTAILQVGTSAGGARAKALVALNKTRTEIRSGQVDAPEGFEHYLLKFDGVIEQGNSRETFGDPQGFGRMEYAYYLMAKAAGIRMAPCELLMDGERAHFLTQRFDRIGNHKVHYQSLCAMDHADFKKPGYYSYEQLFAVARQLRLTRAEAVEIYRRMVFNIVARNHDDHSKNIGFILPGPRMQWQLAPAFDIAYSYKPGSPWVNSHQLNLNGKRDNFTRRDLLSAATLISNFTKEAKLIIEEVLDVVGQWPTYASTAGVSPEFTREINNNLRLSL; this is encoded by the coding sequence ATGCTAAACCTCGCTGAAGTGTGGCTATGGGACAAATTGGTCGGCGCCCTTGCCTGGGCACCCGACACCGCAACCGCGACCTTTGAATATACGCCCGAATGGATAAAAACCGGGGTGCAAATCGCCCCACTGCACATGCCTAGCCACGCAGACGGCACACATATTTTTCATTTCCCCCAACTCAACCGCGACACCTATAAAGGGCTGCCCGCGTGTTTTGCAGATACCTTGCCGGATGATTTTGGCAACGCGGTAATCAATGCCTGGCTCGCACGCAACGGCCGGGACGCGCAGAGTTTTAACCCACTCGAACGCCTGCTTTACAGCGGCAACCGCGGTATGGGGGCGCTGGAATACGCCCCTGCCCTGCGGCAAACTCAACAGACCAATAGCAAGCTGGAGCTGGAATCGCTGATCGCTATGGCGCAACAAGTACTGGATCAACGTGCCGGCCTAAACGGTTCGCTCCAACACAGGGGGAATGACGATCTCACAGCGATACTGCAAGTGGGTACATCCGCTGGTGGCGCGCGCGCCAAGGCCTTGGTTGCGCTCAATAAAACGCGCACTGAAATCCGCTCAGGGCAAGTAGATGCACCTGAGGGCTTTGAACATTATCTGTTGAAATTTGATGGAGTCATTGAACAGGGTAATAGCCGCGAAACCTTTGGCGACCCACAGGGTTTTGGCCGTATGGAATACGCCTATTATTTAATGGCAAAAGCGGCGGGCATTCGTATGGCGCCTTGCGAATTATTAATGGATGGTGAGCGCGCGCATTTTCTGACGCAGCGCTTTGATCGCATTGGCAATCACAAGGTGCACTATCAATCACTTTGTGCCATGGATCACGCCGATTTCAAAAAGCCGGGCTATTACAGCTATGAGCAACTATTTGCCGTAGCGCGCCAACTGCGTTTAACGCGCGCTGAAGCGGTGGAAATTTATCGCCGCATGGTGTTTAACATAGTGGCGCGCAACCATGACGATCACAGTAAAAATATCGGTTTTATTCTGCCCGGCCCGCGTATGCAGTGGCAATTAGCGCCCGCGTTTGATATAGCCTACAGCTACAAACCCGGCTCACCCTGGGTGAATTCGCACCAACTGAATTTAAATGGTAAACGCGATAATTTTACCCGCCGTGATTTATTAAGTGCTGCAACCTTAATTAGTAATTTCACCAAAGAAGCAAAACTGATTATTGAAGAGGTGCTTGATGTTGTCGGCCAGTGGCCAACCTATGCAAGCACGGCGGGTGTATCGCCGGAGTTTACACGCGAGATAAATAACAACTTACGCCTTTCGCTTTAA
- a CDS encoding helix-turn-helix transcriptional regulator, whose protein sequence is MNYHSMTNSAIATELGERLERLRLAQNLTQQMLADEIGITAKSYRQLVAGGGKLENMIAALRALNALEQLDNFLPDTPPSPLEQLKLRGKQRQRARTSNYKAAEARTSESIKEPGLDW, encoded by the coding sequence ATGAACTATCACTCAATGACCAATAGCGCCATTGCTACCGAGCTGGGCGAACGCCTTGAACGTTTGCGGCTGGCGCAAAACCTGACCCAACAAATGCTGGCAGATGAAATAGGCATTACTGCCAAAAGTTATCGCCAATTGGTGGCGGGCGGCGGCAAGCTGGAAAATATGATTGCCGCCTTACGCGCGCTCAATGCCTTGGAGCAACTGGATAACTTCCTACCCGATACGCCACCCAGCCCACTCGAACAATTAAAACTGCGCGGTAAACAGCGCCAGCGCGCACGGACTAGTAACTATAAAGCAGCCGAGGCGCGCACTTCCGAGAGCATAAAAGAACCGGGGTTGGACTGGTAA
- a CDS encoding penicillin-binding protein: MRFVPHQQPTDMENAMSDATNDELIQALKIAFCYMPKAIEVNKYEYGDRYQTVLDHIQTVRETLLINEIDPEEVYGEINPDSTPNSSY, from the coding sequence TTGCGGTTCGTTCCTCACCAGCAACCTACAGATATGGAGAACGCCATGAGCGATGCAACAAATGACGAGCTGATTCAAGCGTTAAAAATTGCCTTTTGTTATATGCCAAAAGCTATAGAGGTGAACAAGTACGAATACGGTGATAGATACCAAACCGTGCTCGACCATATTCAAACGGTGCGAGAGACTTTACTCATTAATGAGATAGACCCGGAAGAAGTGTATGGTGAGATTAATCCCGACAGCACACCGAACTCTTCTTATTAA
- the metH gene encoding methionine synthase yields the protein MTAPAALQARIDSLHTAIKERILILDGGMGTMIQSYKLQETDYRGARFADYHMDIAGNNDLLSITKPEVIREIQRAYLEAGADILETNTFNSTRISMADYDMEDLSHELNFASARLARELCDEMTAQNPAKPRFVAGVLGPTSRTCSISPDVNDPGARNVTFDQLVENYLESMDGLVKGGADIILIETIFDTLNAKAAVFAVKQYFDNVGFELPIMISGTITDASGRTLSGQTTEAFYNSLAHARPLSMGLNCALGAKELRQYVQELSRVANCFVSAHPNAGLPNEFGEYDQTAQEMVDIVEEFAASGFLNIIGGCCGTTPAHIKALADVMSKYAPRKIPDIEPACRLSGLEPFNITKDSLFVNVGERCNVTGSARFKKLIVEEDYSTALEVALEQVENGAQVIDINMDEGMLDAEKAMVRFLNLIAGEPDIARVPIMVDSSKWDVIEAGLKCIQGKPIVNSISLKEGEEEFLQKAKLCMRYGAAVVVMAFDETGQADTMARKKEICERSYRTLVDKLNCPPEDIIFDPNIFAVATGIEEHNNYAVDFIEATRWIRTNLPHAGVSGGVSNVSFSFRGNNPVREAIHSVFLYHAIKAGMNMGIVNASQLAVYDDLPQELKDKVEDVILNRHSGGTEALLDIAEKYRGDGSTGEVKEDAEWRSLPIAKRIEHSLVKGISTHIVEDTEEARQHYPRPLDVIEGPLMDGMNVVGDLFGAGKMFLPQVVKSARVMKQSVAYLQPFIEAEKTEASKPNGKILMATVKGDVHDIGKNIVGVVLQCNNFEVVDLGVMVPCDKIIDTAIEQNCDIIGLSGLITPSLDEMVFVGREMERRGINKPLMIGGATTSKAHTAVKIDPVFKLNQVVYVADASRAVGVASTLLSDELRPKFVEDLRQEYIDVRERNANRKPRGTVRSYPEAIAKGLKLDWDNYTPPAPAFTGVKVFEDYDLNTLVDFIDWTPFFISWDLAGKYPKILEDEIVGEAARNLFADAQQMLHKLIDEKLIRANGVIGFWPANTVNSDDIAVYDADGKQINTLHHIRQQHLKQGMESRPHYSLADFVAPKETGKQDYIGGFAVTTGIGAEELAKQYQDAGDDYNSIMVKALADRLAEAFAEHMHQRVRKEFWGYDRDENLSNEDLIKEQYKGIRPAPGYPACPDHTEKTQLFALLDGEKNTGITLTEHFAMLPTAAVSGWYFAHPQAEYFNTGKIEKDQVESLAQRKGVSVQEIERWMSPVLAYEPGVVAE from the coding sequence ATGACTGCACCAGCCGCCCTGCAAGCCCGCATTGACTCACTGCACACCGCCATTAAAGAACGCATCCTGATTCTGGATGGCGGCATGGGCACCATGATCCAAAGCTATAAGCTGCAGGAGACGGATTATCGCGGCGCGCGTTTTGCCGATTACCACATGGATATCGCGGGCAACAACGATTTGCTCAGCATTACCAAACCAGAAGTGATCCGCGAGATCCAGCGCGCCTACCTTGAAGCCGGCGCCGACATTCTGGAAACCAACACCTTTAACTCCACGCGCATCTCCATGGCCGACTACGACATGGAAGATCTGAGCCATGAACTCAATTTCGCCTCTGCGCGTTTGGCGAGAGAACTGTGCGATGAAATGACCGCGCAGAATCCGGCCAAGCCGCGTTTTGTTGCCGGTGTGCTCGGGCCAACCAGTCGCACCTGTTCTATTTCGCCGGATGTAAATGACCCTGGCGCGCGCAACGTGACCTTTGATCAGCTGGTAGAAAACTATCTGGAATCAATGGATGGTTTGGTCAAAGGCGGCGCCGATATTATTTTAATCGAAACTATTTTCGATACGCTCAACGCCAAAGCTGCGGTTTTCGCGGTAAAACAATATTTTGACAATGTCGGTTTTGAATTACCGATTATGATTTCCGGCACCATTACCGATGCCTCTGGTCGCACGCTGTCCGGCCAAACGACTGAAGCATTTTACAATTCACTCGCACACGCCCGCCCACTCAGCATGGGTTTGAACTGCGCACTGGGCGCCAAAGAATTGCGCCAGTACGTGCAAGAACTTTCACGTGTCGCCAACTGTTTTGTGAGCGCGCATCCCAACGCCGGTTTGCCAAATGAATTTGGTGAATACGATCAAACCGCGCAAGAGATGGTCGATATTGTTGAAGAATTTGCCGCAAGCGGATTTTTAAATATTATCGGCGGCTGCTGCGGTACTACGCCCGCGCATATCAAAGCTCTCGCTGATGTAATGAGCAAATATGCTCCGCGCAAAATTCCTGATATCGAACCAGCTTGCCGTCTCTCCGGTTTAGAGCCGTTCAACATCACCAAAGATTCGTTATTTGTAAACGTCGGCGAGCGCTGTAACGTTACCGGTTCTGCGCGCTTTAAAAAATTAATTGTGGAAGAAGATTATTCCACTGCACTGGAAGTTGCTTTAGAGCAAGTTGAAAATGGTGCGCAGGTAATCGACATCAACATGGATGAAGGCATGCTCGATGCTGAAAAAGCCATGGTGCGCTTTTTGAATTTAATTGCTGGCGAACCGGATATCGCCCGTGTACCAATTATGGTGGACTCATCCAAATGGGATGTTATCGAAGCCGGTTTGAAATGTATTCAAGGCAAACCGATTGTAAACTCCATCAGTTTGAAAGAAGGCGAAGAAGAGTTTTTACAAAAAGCCAAACTCTGCATGCGCTACGGTGCTGCTGTAGTCGTAATGGCATTTGATGAAACCGGCCAAGCCGATACCATGGCGCGCAAAAAAGAAATTTGCGAGCGCTCTTATCGCACATTGGTAGATAAACTGAATTGCCCACCGGAAGATATTATTTTCGATCCAAACATTTTTGCGGTCGCAACCGGCATTGAAGAACACAACAATTACGCGGTAGATTTTATTGAAGCCACACGCTGGATTCGCACCAACCTGCCTCACGCTGGCGTCAGCGGCGGCGTATCCAACGTGTCCTTCTCCTTCCGTGGCAACAACCCGGTGCGTGAAGCAATCCACTCAGTATTTTTGTACCACGCGATTAAAGCCGGTATGAATATGGGCATCGTTAACGCCAGCCAATTGGCGGTGTACGACGATTTACCGCAAGAATTAAAAGACAAAGTTGAAGATGTTATTCTCAACCGTCACAGCGGCGGCACTGAAGCGTTGCTTGATATCGCTGAAAAATATCGCGGTGATGGCTCGACGGGTGAAGTCAAAGAAGACGCTGAATGGCGCTCACTGCCGATTGCAAAACGTATTGAACACTCGCTGGTAAAAGGTATTTCAACCCATATCGTCGAAGATACCGAAGAAGCACGCCAACATTATCCTCGCCCGCTCGATGTAATCGAAGGCCCACTCATGGACGGCATGAATGTGGTGGGTGATTTATTCGGTGCCGGTAAAATGTTTTTGCCGCAAGTAGTTAAATCCGCGCGCGTAATGAAACAATCAGTAGCCTATTTGCAACCGTTTATTGAAGCCGAGAAAACCGAAGCTTCAAAACCCAATGGCAAAATCCTGATGGCGACCGTAAAAGGCGATGTACACGACATCGGCAAAAATATTGTCGGCGTGGTATTGCAGTGCAATAACTTTGAAGTGGTTGACCTTGGGGTAATGGTGCCCTGCGATAAAATTATCGACACCGCCATCGAGCAAAACTGCGACATTATCGGACTCTCGGGTTTGATCACACCGTCGCTGGATGAAATGGTGTTTGTCGGCCGCGAAATGGAACGCCGTGGTATTAATAAGCCGCTGATGATCGGCGGCGCAACCACCTCCAAAGCGCATACCGCGGTAAAAATTGATCCGGTGTTTAAACTCAATCAAGTGGTTTACGTTGCCGATGCCTCGCGCGCCGTAGGTGTCGCCAGCACACTACTGTCCGACGAATTGCGCCCCAAATTTGTGGAAGACCTCAGACAAGAATATATAGATGTACGCGAGCGCAACGCCAACCGCAAACCACGCGGCACCGTGCGCTCCTACCCCGAAGCTATCGCCAAAGGTTTAAAACTGGATTGGGATAATTACACCCCACCAGCGCCCGCATTTACCGGTGTAAAAGTATTTGAAGATTACGATTTAAATACGCTAGTTGATTTTATTGACTGGACACCTTTCTTTATCAGCTGGGATCTCGCCGGAAAATATCCAAAAATTCTGGAAGATGAAATCGTCGGTGAAGCAGCACGCAATTTATTTGCCGATGCACAACAGATGCTGCATAAATTGATCGATGAAAAACTTATCCGCGCCAACGGCGTGATCGGCTTCTGGCCAGCGAATACGGTCAACAGCGATGACATCGCCGTATATGATGCGGATGGAAAGCAAATAAATACTTTGCACCACATCCGCCAGCAGCATTTAAAACAAGGCATGGAATCGCGCCCGCATTATTCACTCGCGGATTTTGTTGCACCGAAAGAAACCGGCAAACAGGATTACATCGGCGGCTTTGCGGTCACTACCGGCATAGGCGCAGAAGAACTCGCCAAGCAATATCAAGACGCGGGCGATGACTACAACAGCATCATGGTAAAAGCCCTCGCCGACCGTTTGGCTGAAGCCTTTGCAGAACACATGCATCAACGCGTGCGCAAAGAATTCTGGGGTTACGACCGCGATGAAAATCTATCCAACGAAGATTTAATCAAAGAACAATACAAAGGCATCCGCCCTGCTCCCGGTTATCCAGCCTGCCCCGATCACACTGAAAAAACTCAGTTATTTGCGTTGTTAGATGGCGAGAAAAATACTGGTATCACGCTGACCGAACATTTTGCGATGTTGCCAACTGCTGCGGTTTCCGGCTGGTATTTTGCACATCCGCAAGCGGAGTATTTTAATACTGGGAAGATTGAGAAAGATCAGGTGGAGAGTTTGGCGCAGCGCAAGGGGGTTAGTGTGCAGGAGATTGAAAGATGGATGAGTCCGGTGTTGGCGTATGAGCCTGGGGTTGTTGCTGAGTAA
- a CDS encoding YdiY family protein → MYKLTAAFVLTTCATASFAEDAKKPWEVEVDIGAIATSGNTDTTSLQFKVDAKQNLEKWENQYIFNSLFKEDSVKQDDNTSQREKTAEKYFGSAKFAYLIGVEESYLFSYGSYTEDKFGAYRTYATLALGYGNWLYYSPTFNWFIEAGPGYFEGEKVTESTDPLLPDTITDESGAMLRAATALEWKISDNATFKQLISVESGADNTRTQSETSLATSINAHMKMKVGVAIANDSDVADGKEKTDTTTFINLVYSF, encoded by the coding sequence ATGTATAAATTGACCGCTGCTTTTGTTCTCACCACATGTGCCACTGCCAGTTTTGCCGAGGATGCAAAAAAACCTTGGGAAGTAGAAGTGGATATAGGTGCTATCGCTACTTCGGGTAATACCGACACTACCAGTCTCCAATTTAAAGTGGATGCCAAGCAGAATTTGGAGAAATGGGAAAACCAATACATTTTTAATTCACTGTTCAAAGAGGACAGTGTCAAACAAGACGACAACACCAGTCAGAGAGAGAAAACGGCGGAAAAATATTTTGGTTCTGCCAAGTTTGCCTATTTGATTGGAGTGGAAGAGTCTTATCTATTTAGTTATGGCTCCTACACCGAAGATAAGTTTGGTGCTTATCGTACTTATGCAACCCTGGCTTTGGGTTATGGTAACTGGTTGTACTACAGCCCTACGTTTAACTGGTTTATAGAAGCGGGTCCTGGTTATTTTGAAGGTGAAAAAGTGACCGAAAGCACTGATCCTTTGTTGCCGGATACCATCACCGATGAAAGTGGTGCGATGTTGCGTGCAGCTACCGCACTGGAATGGAAAATTAGCGACAACGCCACCTTCAAACAATTAATTAGCGTTGAATCCGGTGCAGACAATACTCGTACCCAAAGCGAAACCTCGCTGGCAACAAGTATTAATGCGCACATGAAAATGAAAGTGGGCGTGGCAATTGCGAATGACTCGGATGTGGCAGACGGTAAAGAAAAAACCGACACCACCACCTTTATCAATCTGGTTTATAGTTTTTAA
- a CDS encoding CvpA family protein: protein MQITTLVFFALLIFFTWRGYQKGFIGSITRILSWIVAYPAALIFTPTVATLLMQHTALTGLIVYFIAGAGIFLLVSFIVSLLLSSVGKLVPENHATNTGSKIGGAGVGVLIGALAGLLAVYVLGLVLTPKQNTITENLTTDTTTNAPLTHTPANSSTNPPVPTLRNLQSANDSFIEASAKKLMGAAAATAVDLAVEDKTASQVAKAFVQDPQTMLGHVQQMTNSGQMQTLMADEKIQSLLTTGDTHALMRDPEFKALIDNPSMQALMAQADVNTDAGAKAAAEKMVFAWNRVQIIKHDPRVIAIVTDPEFQQQLNSPNKLPLMLNPKLNQLTQIIFSQETIAANGTNNYEVIEVKQNNTGSQTTEETPRTPTQIYRWTDENGQVHYSDQPTNPAAKPQ from the coding sequence ATGCAAATCACCACCCTGGTATTTTTTGCGCTACTTATTTTTTTCACCTGGCGCGGTTATCAAAAAGGGTTTATTGGCTCTATTACGCGCATTTTGAGTTGGATAGTCGCCTACCCTGCCGCACTTATTTTTACTCCAACAGTTGCCACGCTGTTAATGCAACACACGGCATTAACGGGTTTGATTGTTTATTTTATTGCCGGTGCAGGGATTTTTTTGCTGGTCAGTTTTATTGTTTCATTATTGCTAAGCAGTGTTGGAAAATTGGTACCGGAAAACCATGCTACTAATACCGGCTCAAAAATAGGCGGTGCAGGTGTGGGTGTACTGATAGGTGCACTGGCCGGTTTACTCGCGGTTTATGTGTTAGGGCTAGTCTTAACACCGAAGCAAAATACCATCACCGAAAACCTCACTACCGACACAACAACCAACGCTCCGCTCACCCATACCCCTGCTAACAGTTCAACGAATCCCCCCGTTCCAACGCTACGCAATTTACAAAGCGCTAACGATTCATTTATTGAAGCAAGCGCTAAAAAATTAATGGGTGCCGCCGCCGCAACCGCGGTGGATTTGGCGGTGGAAGATAAAACCGCCAGCCAGGTAGCCAAAGCCTTTGTACAAGACCCACAAACCATGCTTGGCCATGTGCAGCAGATGACCAACAGCGGCCAAATGCAAACGCTGATGGCCGATGAAAAAATCCAATCGCTACTCACCACGGGCGATACCCACGCACTAATGCGCGACCCGGAATTTAAAGCCTTAATTGATAACCCAAGCATGCAGGCGCTAATGGCGCAAGCTGATGTGAACACCGATGCGGGCGCGAAGGCAGCGGCAGAAAAAATGGTTTTTGCGTGGAATCGGGTGCAGATAATTAAACATGACCCGCGGGTGATTGCGATAGTGACCGACCCGGAGTTTCAACAGCAATTAAATTCACCCAATAAATTGCCACTGATGCTGAACCCAAAATTAAACCAGCTCACGCAGATTATTTTTAGTCAGGAAACTATCGCGGCAAATGGTACGAATAATTACGAGGTGATAGAGGTAAAACAAAACAATACCGGCAGCCAAACAACGGAGGAAACACCGAGAACACCTACCCAAATTTATCGCTGGACCGATGAAAATGGGCAAGTGCATTATTCTGACCAGCCAACAAACCCGGCTGCAAAACCTCAGTAA
- a CDS encoding DUF2971 domain-containing protein encodes MDNLLYKYRSVDKNGLDILINSALYFPTTSTFNDPFDGQLLPVDFENELKDLGLHPGPIKLSSANEHIKEEINRVGVFCLCKTPDDILMWSHYADSHQGFCLGFKPDLKRKIETNGIPINQYPIAYEADHPFKEIYENYPDINSFEDFINLCENFKKAALTVKHEHWRYEAEERLISRESGLYLFQPEALDCVILGMNISNKDTFTIKNLLNRAEWKHVRLLKAFRGKAALKLEIREETKFQPI; translated from the coding sequence ATGGATAACCTTTTATACAAATACAGAAGTGTTGATAAGAATGGCCTAGATATTCTAATTAATAGTGCATTATATTTCCCAACGACGAGTACATTCAATGATCCATTTGATGGCCAATTGCTACCAGTGGACTTTGAAAATGAACTTAAAGATCTGGGGCTCCATCCAGGCCCCATCAAATTATCATCTGCAAATGAGCATATAAAAGAAGAAATTAATAGAGTAGGCGTATTTTGTCTATGTAAAACACCTGACGATATATTAATGTGGTCGCACTATGCAGATTCACACCAAGGTTTTTGTCTTGGTTTTAAACCAGATTTAAAACGCAAAATTGAAACCAACGGGATACCTATAAACCAATACCCTATAGCTTACGAAGCAGATCATCCTTTTAAAGAAATATACGAAAACTACCCAGATATTAATTCTTTTGAAGATTTTATTAACCTTTGTGAAAATTTTAAAAAAGCTGCCTTAACTGTAAAACATGAGCACTGGCGTTACGAAGCAGAAGAAAGATTAATATCTAGAGAATCCGGTTTATATTTATTTCAGCCCGAGGCATTGGATTGTGTGATCTTAGGGATGAACATCTCCAACAAAGATACATTTACAATTAAAAACCTATTAAATCGCGCAGAATGGAAACACGTTCGTTTATTAAAGGCTTTCCGAGGAAAGGCAGCCTTAAAACTTGAAATCAGAGAAGAGACAAAGTTTCAGCCGATATAA
- the lpxL gene encoding LpxL/LpxP family Kdo(2)-lipid IV(A) lauroyl/palmitoleoyl acyltransferase translates to MASSQFDRALLAPRHWPTWIGFGVWFLIAQLPYSWQMALARRAAPLLHLNKKRVKMARTNLQLCFPEKTTAEIDQLLNANLQSTAMAAFETGIGYFWSKPRLRKLFSITGLEHIEKAKADGEGALLLSLHFTTLDIGSAMLGACINYDGMYSPHKNKVFDYVQKKRREAYVKEGIALSRDNVRGMVTQLRKGRMIWYAPDRDLGAKVSVFVPFFGVPAATVTATATFARMGRAKIIPFSQYRRADGSGYDVVVHPPFENYPTGDELADARRVNEFVEQEILKAPEQYLWAQPRFKTRPEGLAKVY, encoded by the coding sequence ATGGCTTCATCGCAATTTGATCGTGCTTTACTGGCTCCTCGTCATTGGCCTACCTGGATTGGTTTTGGGGTTTGGTTTTTGATTGCGCAATTACCTTATTCCTGGCAGATGGCGTTGGCTCGCCGCGCGGCACCTTTGCTTCACCTGAATAAAAAGCGGGTGAAAATGGCGCGCACTAATTTGCAACTTTGTTTTCCGGAAAAAACAACCGCGGAAATTGACCAATTATTAAATGCCAATTTGCAATCCACTGCGATGGCAGCTTTTGAGACCGGGATTGGTTATTTTTGGTCAAAACCGCGGTTGCGTAAATTATTCTCCATCACCGGGCTTGAGCACATTGAAAAAGCCAAGGCAGATGGCGAGGGCGCGCTCTTGCTTAGTTTACATTTCACCACACTGGATATAGGCAGTGCGATGCTGGGGGCGTGTATAAATTATGATGGGATGTACAGCCCGCATAAAAACAAAGTGTTTGATTATGTGCAAAAAAAGCGTCGTGAAGCCTATGTAAAAGAAGGTATTGCCCTTAGCCGTGACAACGTGCGCGGAATGGTGACACAGCTGCGCAAAGGGCGAATGATTTGGTATGCCCCTGACCGCGACCTGGGTGCAAAAGTGTCAGTATTTGTGCCTTTTTTTGGTGTGCCCGCCGCGACCGTGACTGCCACGGCAACATTTGCTCGCATGGGGCGCGCTAAAATTATTCCTTTCTCCCAATACCGCCGTGCCGATGGCAGTGGTTATGATGTGGTGGTTCACCCGCCCTTTGAAAACTACCCCACAGGGGATGAGCTGGCTGATGCGCGCCGGGTAAATGAATTTGTAGAGCAGGAAATCCTAAAAGCACCGGAGCAGTATTTGTGGGCCCAGCCGCGTTTCAAAACGCGGCCCGAGGGCTTGGCAAAAGTTTACTGA
- a CDS encoding DUF2238 domain-containing protein — protein MRQTPLSLLVFMLIATGIALIASGWQPYDRATWLMEVMPVLIAIPILWATYKKFPLTTLLYWCIFLHGLILILGGAYTYARVPVGFMVQDWFELSRNPYDKLGHFFQGFAPALIAREILIRHQIVKGAKMLAFIIVCIVLAISATYELIEWAAALIMGQGADEFLGTQGDQWDTQSDMFFAFIGAISALLLLSRWHDIQLQKIKGY, from the coding sequence ATGCGCCAAACCCCATTATCACTGCTGGTATTTATGCTTATCGCCACAGGCATAGCTTTAATCGCCTCCGGCTGGCAGCCCTATGACCGCGCCACCTGGTTAATGGAGGTGATGCCGGTATTAATCGCGATTCCAATTTTGTGGGCAACATACAAAAAATTCCCGCTTACTACACTGCTCTACTGGTGTATTTTTTTGCACGGTTTGATTTTAATTCTGGGCGGGGCTTACACCTATGCGCGGGTTCCAGTGGGTTTTATGGTGCAAGACTGGTTTGAATTGTCACGCAACCCTTACGACAAACTTGGCCACTTTTTTCAGGGCTTTGCCCCCGCATTAATTGCGCGGGAAATTCTTATCCGCCACCAGATTGTCAAAGGCGCAAAAATGCTCGCCTTTATTATCGTGTGTATTGTGCTGGCAATTAGTGCCACTTATGAGCTGATCGAGTGGGCCGCTGCGCTGATTATGGGGCAAGGCGCGGATGAGTTTTTGGGCACCCAGGGCGACCAGTGGGATACCCAATCGGATATGTTTTTTGCCTTTATCGGAGCAATCAGTGCCTTGCTACTACTATCGCGCTGGCACGACATCCAACTTCAAAAGATTAAAGGGTATTAA